A part of Myxococcus landrumus genomic DNA contains:
- a CDS encoding response regulator has protein sequence MVNTLSPPVSPTDSATLLLVGSERECQRVEEALSHAGVIASSERATNLPALEAALSRSWSLVVCGSEVPGLGFAEAQVLWRKQQRELPFVVLSREWSDDTLETSTRAGARDYVSEDRFNRMAPVLRRELPLAGAQLRHDATTEELLRTNWILGNILDALPFVLFVKDAKTRRLVVVNKTFADAFNVTKEWLLGKLDHDYFPPEQADSFITIDSEILASKKMRAFEEVARAGGVDRIFATRKLPLMDGSGEASYLLGVTEDITERKQNEEMLRASKAELEAANKQLAASLEEIKRTRAVSARSLASYQQRALQMEIIRQQNEDLDRLAQELAVAKRNEEERAREAEAAARLKSEFLANFSHEIRTPLNGIIGYCDLLMREEGSRLTAHGRRDLNVVKTNAKTLLALINDILDLSKIEAGRVEVVSEAVDVRELADECMATVKEYLKGKDVALTTHIDVAAGILRTDALKLRQIMLNLLSNAAKFTETGEVALSVVPSGDEVVMTVEDTGVGIPSDQLPFIFEKFRQVDGSTTRKVGGTGLGLAIVRELSRVLGGTVSVTSTLGRGTTFTVRLPNMADAPSDAPNGVERAVPVAEVAHHLNAVAQPGSTVLVVDDDPLIQQLVTGQLAPAGFKVVVAEDGIAALKRARELKPQAILLDIHLPKLDGWSVLSQLKSETALAGIPVILISVEEQRARGFSLGACEYLVKPVEPERLVEVVQRCLGPTNGTAASVGEVLVVDDDAATRELVSRNLRRAGFSTAEARNGEDALLKARVSPPSLVVLDLMMPNLDGFEVLRRLRAEKLQVPVVVLTGKSLTSDEEALLRDGFAGFVKKGGHALEDVIAQAKGLLLSQRAATAGRLPRILYVEDSAQNRDIVRRYLGGLFEVIEAEDGEHGLERATRDNPDLILMDLSLPRLDGWEATRRLRAVPSVANVPVIAVTAHAGREYQDKAHAAGCTAYLTKPLDRDQLLEMIRKHLGRSHG, from the coding sequence ATGGTCAACACCCTCTCCCCTCCCGTCTCGCCGACGGACTCCGCCACCCTCCTCCTGGTGGGCAGCGAGCGCGAGTGCCAGCGCGTGGAGGAGGCGCTCAGCCACGCGGGCGTCATCGCCAGCTCGGAGCGCGCCACCAACCTCCCCGCGCTGGAGGCCGCGCTGTCGCGCTCCTGGTCGCTGGTCGTCTGTGGCTCGGAGGTGCCGGGCCTGGGCTTCGCCGAGGCGCAGGTGCTGTGGCGCAAGCAGCAGCGCGAGCTGCCCTTCGTGGTGCTGTCGCGCGAGTGGAGCGACGACACGCTGGAGACCAGCACCCGCGCCGGTGCGCGCGACTACGTCAGCGAGGACCGCTTCAACCGCATGGCGCCCGTGCTGCGCCGCGAGCTGCCGCTGGCCGGCGCGCAGCTGCGCCATGACGCCACCACGGAAGAGCTGCTGCGCACCAACTGGATTCTGGGCAACATCCTGGACGCGCTGCCCTTCGTCCTCTTCGTGAAGGACGCGAAGACGCGCCGGCTGGTGGTGGTCAACAAGACCTTCGCCGACGCGTTCAACGTCACCAAGGAGTGGCTGCTCGGCAAGCTGGACCACGACTACTTCCCGCCGGAGCAGGCCGACTCGTTCATCACCATCGACTCGGAGATTCTCGCCTCCAAGAAGATGCGCGCCTTCGAGGAAGTGGCCCGCGCCGGCGGCGTGGACCGCATCTTCGCCACGCGCAAGCTGCCGCTCATGGATGGCTCCGGCGAGGCCAGCTACCTCCTAGGCGTCACCGAGGACATCACCGAGCGCAAGCAGAACGAGGAGATGCTGCGCGCGTCCAAGGCGGAGCTGGAGGCGGCCAACAAGCAGCTGGCCGCGAGCCTGGAGGAAATCAAGCGCACGCGCGCGGTGTCCGCCCGCTCGCTGGCGTCCTACCAGCAGCGCGCGCTGCAGATGGAAATCATCCGCCAGCAGAACGAGGACCTGGACCGGCTGGCCCAGGAGCTGGCGGTGGCCAAGCGCAACGAGGAGGAGCGCGCCCGCGAGGCCGAGGCCGCCGCCCGCCTCAAGAGCGAGTTCCTGGCCAACTTCAGCCACGAAATCCGCACGCCCCTCAACGGCATCATCGGCTACTGCGACCTGTTGATGCGCGAGGAGGGCTCGCGCCTGACGGCCCACGGCCGGCGCGACCTCAACGTCGTCAAGACGAACGCCAAGACGCTGCTGGCGCTCATCAACGACATCCTGGACCTGTCGAAAATCGAAGCGGGCCGCGTGGAGGTCGTCAGCGAGGCCGTGGACGTGCGCGAGCTGGCCGACGAGTGCATGGCCACGGTGAAGGAGTACCTCAAGGGCAAGGACGTGGCCCTCACCACGCACATCGACGTGGCCGCGGGCATCCTCCGCACCGACGCGCTGAAGCTGCGGCAAATCATGCTCAACCTCTTGAGCAACGCCGCCAAGTTCACCGAGACGGGCGAGGTGGCGCTGAGCGTGGTGCCCTCGGGTGACGAGGTGGTGATGACGGTGGAGGACACCGGCGTCGGCATCCCCTCCGACCAACTGCCCTTCATCTTCGAGAAGTTCCGCCAGGTGGACGGCTCCACCACGCGCAAGGTGGGCGGCACGGGCCTGGGCCTGGCCATCGTCCGGGAGCTGTCGCGCGTCCTGGGCGGCACCGTCTCCGTGACGTCCACGCTGGGCCGCGGCACCACCTTCACGGTGCGCCTGCCCAACATGGCGGACGCGCCCTCCGACGCGCCGAACGGCGTGGAGCGCGCGGTGCCGGTGGCGGAGGTGGCCCACCACCTCAACGCCGTCGCGCAGCCGGGCAGCACGGTGCTGGTGGTGGATGACGACCCGCTCATCCAGCAGCTCGTCACCGGCCAGCTCGCGCCCGCGGGCTTCAAGGTCGTCGTGGCCGAGGACGGCATCGCCGCGCTCAAGCGCGCCCGCGAGCTCAAGCCCCAGGCCATCCTCCTGGACATCCACCTGCCCAAGCTGGACGGCTGGTCCGTGCTCAGCCAGCTCAAGAGCGAGACGGCGCTGGCGGGCATCCCCGTCATCCTCATCTCCGTGGAGGAGCAGCGCGCGCGCGGCTTCTCATTGGGCGCGTGCGAGTACCTGGTCAAGCCCGTGGAGCCGGAGCGGCTGGTGGAGGTGGTGCAGCGCTGCCTGGGCCCGACCAACGGCACCGCGGCCAGCGTGGGCGAGGTGCTGGTGGTGGACGACGACGCGGCCACGCGCGAGCTCGTCAGCCGCAACCTGCGCCGCGCCGGCTTCAGCACCGCCGAGGCACGCAACGGCGAGGACGCGCTGCTCAAGGCGCGCGTGTCTCCGCCGTCGCTCGTCGTGCTGGACTTGATGATGCCCAACCTGGATGGCTTCGAGGTGCTGCGGCGCCTGCGCGCCGAGAAGCTCCAGGTCCCTGTCGTGGTGCTCACCGGCAAGTCGCTCACGTCGGATGAGGAAGCACTCCTGCGTGATGGCTTCGCGGGCTTCGTGAAGAAGGGAGGCCACGCGCTCGAGGATGTCATCGCTCAAGCCAAGGGCCTCTTGTTGTCCCAGCGCGCGGCGACAGCGGGAAGGCTGCCGCGCATCTTGTATGTGGAGGACAGTGCCCAGAATCGGGACATCGTCCGGCGATACCTCGGAGGACTGTTCGAGGTCATCGAGGCGGAGGATGGAGAACACGGTCTGGAGCGCGCGACGCGCGACAATCCAGACCTCATTTTGATGGACCTGTCCCTGCCGCGTCTGGATGGTTGGGAGGCAACACGCCGCTTGCGTGCGGTGCCCTCCGTGGCCAACGTGCCGGTCATCGCGGTGACGGCGCATGCGGGGCGGGAGTATCAAGACAAAGCACACGCGGCGGGATGCACCGCGTATCTCACCAAGCCCCTTGATCGTGACCAGTTGCTCGAGATGATTCGCAAGCATCTAGGGAGAAGCCATGGCTGA
- a CDS encoding response regulator, whose protein sequence is MAEEKARVLVVDDDPDLLDLVQRSLSSYGFEVLTHTSALGVSNLVSASEPDFVLIDVNFPALKGDKVVNLARQYASAKTKFILYSASDESKLRSLALASGADGYISKSVQGEDLANRLRTFRLKPRPPAVP, encoded by the coding sequence ATGGCTGAAGAAAAAGCACGCGTCCTGGTGGTGGACGATGACCCGGACCTGCTCGACCTCGTTCAGCGCTCACTGAGCAGCTACGGCTTCGAGGTGCTGACGCACACGTCGGCCCTGGGTGTCTCCAACCTGGTCAGCGCATCGGAACCAGACTTCGTCCTCATCGACGTCAACTTCCCCGCCCTCAAGGGCGACAAGGTCGTCAACCTGGCCCGGCAGTACGCCTCCGCCAAGACGAAGTTCATCCTCTACTCCGCCTCGGATGAGTCCAAGCTGCGCTCGCTCGCACTGGCCTCCGGCGCGGATGGATACATCTCCAAGAGCGTCCAGGGAGAGGACCTCGCCAACCGGCTGCGCACCTTCCGTCTCAAGCCTCGTCCACCCGCTGTCCCCTGA
- a CDS encoding tryptophan 2,3-dioxygenase family protein yields MDTPLFNPLLKKWVGRGELDYEVYLKTPQLLSLQSGEAERVAHDELMFQVVHQAQELWLKLASRETVELVAELDRDALWAASARLERVARIVRGLSTELGVLETMTPDTYQVIRRSLGNGSGQESPGYNMFRKAAEGLALAFERLLARRGQTVLGVYRGGPDDLKRLCEQLLDVDEAFQGWLHAHFQLVRRTIGVDRSVKALDGLPTQVLAGRMTLPLFRNLWDARVELTASWRREGGHAPGASREGCMEGAMSAYAAPMVGSACPMHAGLTSAPRGDS; encoded by the coding sequence TTGGATACCCCCCTCTTCAACCCCCTGTTGAAGAAGTGGGTGGGCCGCGGAGAGCTGGACTACGAGGTCTACCTGAAGACCCCTCAGCTCCTGTCGTTGCAGTCAGGAGAGGCGGAGCGCGTCGCACACGACGAGCTGATGTTTCAGGTGGTGCATCAAGCGCAGGAGCTGTGGCTGAAGCTGGCCTCGCGTGAAACCGTCGAACTGGTGGCGGAGCTGGACCGCGACGCGCTGTGGGCGGCGTCCGCGAGGCTGGAGCGCGTGGCGCGAATCGTCCGCGGCCTGTCCACCGAGCTGGGCGTGCTGGAGACGATGACGCCCGACACGTATCAGGTCATCCGCCGCAGCCTGGGCAACGGCAGCGGACAGGAGTCACCGGGTTACAACATGTTCCGCAAGGCGGCGGAGGGGCTGGCGCTGGCGTTCGAGCGACTGCTCGCGCGGCGCGGACAGACGGTGCTCGGCGTCTACCGGGGTGGACCGGATGACCTGAAGCGCCTGTGCGAGCAGCTGCTGGATGTCGACGAGGCGTTCCAGGGCTGGCTGCACGCGCACTTCCAACTGGTGCGCCGCACCATCGGCGTGGACCGCTCCGTGAAGGCGCTGGACGGCCTGCCCACGCAGGTGCTGGCGGGGCGCATGACGCTGCCCTTGTTCCGCAACCTCTGGGACGCGCGCGTGGAGCTGACCGCCAGCTGGCGACGCGAGGGCGGCCATGCCCCCGGCGCGAGCCGCGAGGGTTGCATGGAGGGCGCCATGAGCGCCTACGCCGCCCCCATGGTCGGAAGCGCCTGCCCCATGCACGCGGGCCTGACCTCCGCGCCGCGGGGCGACTCGTGA
- a CDS encoding methyltransferase: MKEAPRALLHLLYNGAKAVDVVEASLQLGLLDSLEGPAPITLAELSARHSLVPGRLYKLLDCLESLGLVKREQDTDALASARYSAVPGLREAALAVVGPQSRERDREKFAWRKLHGRLPEVLRGEHSISPEDFDWPLRTPEQLEGFETSMAVGLPPILETLRQHAQHLWRDGMRVLDVGGGDGSLAAHLTREHPTARVDVYNLPATQPLVERTRERFDLGPARLGFVAGDFLQEPLPGGYDVLMFVRVLHDWSAQTALHLLKSAWAALPSGGRVIICEEFRTAERLAAQFFWTYFLIGVDSCVSRLREVEHYQRMLQEAGFHQTQVLGGGPFELVTAVKP; encoded by the coding sequence GTGAAGGAGGCGCCCCGCGCGCTGTTGCACCTGCTCTACAATGGCGCGAAGGCCGTGGACGTGGTGGAGGCGTCGCTCCAACTGGGTCTGCTCGACTCGCTGGAGGGCCCCGCCCCCATCACGCTCGCGGAGCTGTCCGCCCGGCACTCGCTGGTGCCGGGCCGGCTCTACAAGCTCCTGGACTGCCTGGAGAGCCTGGGGCTGGTGAAGCGCGAGCAGGACACGGACGCGCTCGCGTCGGCGCGCTACAGCGCGGTGCCCGGCTTGCGCGAGGCGGCCCTCGCCGTCGTCGGGCCCCAGTCGAGGGAGAGGGACCGCGAGAAGTTCGCCTGGCGCAAGCTGCACGGGCGCCTGCCCGAGGTGCTGCGCGGCGAGCACTCCATCTCCCCCGAGGACTTCGACTGGCCGCTGCGCACACCCGAGCAGTTGGAGGGCTTCGAGACGAGCATGGCGGTGGGCCTGCCGCCCATTCTTGAGACGCTGCGTCAGCACGCCCAGCACCTGTGGCGCGACGGCATGCGCGTGCTCGACGTGGGCGGAGGCGATGGCAGCCTCGCGGCGCACCTGACGCGCGAGCACCCCACCGCGCGCGTGGACGTCTACAACCTGCCGGCCACCCAGCCCTTGGTGGAGCGCACGCGGGAGCGCTTCGACCTGGGGCCCGCCCGGCTGGGCTTCGTGGCCGGGGACTTCCTCCAGGAGCCGCTGCCCGGCGGCTACGACGTGCTGATGTTCGTGCGCGTGCTCCACGACTGGTCCGCGCAGACGGCGCTCCACCTGCTGAAGTCCGCGTGGGCGGCGCTGCCGTCGGGCGGACGCGTCATCATCTGCGAGGAGTTCCGCACGGCGGAGCGGCTGGCCGCGCAGTTCTTCTGGACGTACTTCCTCATCGGCGTGGACTCGTGCGTCAGCCGGCTGCGCGAGGTGGAGCACTACCAGCGGATGCTCCAGGAGGCGGGCTTCCACCAGACGCAGGTGCTCGGCGGTGGGCCCTTCGAGCTGGTGACGGCCGTCAAACCCTGA
- a CDS encoding LuxR C-terminal-related transcriptional regulator, whose amino-acid sequence MTTDISNERIRVALLEDQQVFRESLVLVLENAGMNVVARCSQTPPFLARVREHMPHVAVLDLRLVPPDQDGTETGLTVLQCLHDFYPSVKALVLSSHHEQDVVEQCLQAGAAGYLWKHNVGCADVVEAVTRVARGERLMPTGLSWGPSVPGFLPQEEIPLGGVELGLLTPREREVLGYVAAGADNLKIAACLSITERTVKAHITSIYKKLGSENRTQLAVLACQLGVHRPAGV is encoded by the coding sequence ATGACGACAGACATTTCCAATGAGCGAATCCGAGTGGCCCTCCTGGAGGACCAGCAGGTCTTCAGGGAGAGTCTGGTGTTGGTCCTGGAGAACGCGGGGATGAACGTGGTGGCGCGTTGCTCGCAGACGCCCCCCTTCCTGGCGCGGGTGCGAGAGCACATGCCGCATGTCGCCGTGCTGGACTTGAGGCTGGTGCCTCCGGACCAGGACGGGACGGAGACGGGGCTGACGGTGCTGCAGTGCCTGCACGACTTCTACCCGTCGGTGAAGGCCCTGGTGTTGTCGAGTCATCACGAGCAGGACGTGGTGGAGCAATGTCTCCAGGCGGGCGCGGCGGGCTACCTGTGGAAACACAACGTGGGCTGCGCGGACGTGGTGGAGGCCGTCACCCGGGTGGCGCGAGGAGAGCGGCTGATGCCCACCGGATTGTCATGGGGCCCGTCCGTGCCGGGCTTCCTGCCGCAGGAGGAGATTCCCCTGGGAGGCGTGGAGCTGGGGCTGCTCACGCCCCGCGAGCGCGAGGTGCTGGGGTACGTGGCGGCGGGCGCGGACAACCTCAAAATCGCCGCGTGCCTGAGCATCACCGAGCGGACGGTGAAGGCACACATCACCAGCATCTACAAGAAGCTGGGTTCGGAGAACCGCACGCAGCTGGCTGTCCTGGCGTGCCAGTTGGGCGTTCACCGTCCGGCAGGGGTGTGA
- a CDS encoding sensor histidine kinase, with protein sequence MAILEKVRKTHGPDFLQEPRESARHTWALEGLAGALAVLRGDEVLLVNHRWQSLTLARGPWRHLADTGHEAGPELLTLRSAVAAEARELEHLEDDDEHTARYSYAGGHQRLEVRVRRVSPGLTPPVVLVLARDITEESLTEESLTKERRALAEREHLRMLSEQASGIAHDLSSLLVAMKLRLELLQMNSAKAKMPEPPAHVDTLLRIVADASTRLSRLRDYARQQPESPMEPVQLSEVVSDAVEIARGELESRAAKEGLALRLEVDVPRLPLVESSSADLRCVFLNLLRNARDAMPHGGTVRVRGRRLSGQAVITVEDEGTGIPEENLHSIFQPFFTTKGRHGTGLGLSMAHDVVSRARGTLVAANRPEGGAIFTLTFPLLPGKLSHRGPPTEYRSS encoded by the coding sequence ATGGCCATCCTCGAGAAGGTGAGGAAGACACATGGGCCGGACTTCCTGCAGGAACCCCGCGAGTCAGCCCGCCATACCTGGGCGCTGGAGGGACTGGCGGGCGCGCTCGCGGTGCTGCGCGGTGACGAGGTGTTGCTGGTCAACCATCGCTGGCAGTCGTTGACGCTGGCACGGGGGCCCTGGCGTCACCTGGCGGACACTGGCCACGAGGCCGGGCCGGAGCTGCTCACCCTGCGCAGCGCCGTGGCCGCCGAGGCGCGGGAGCTGGAGCACCTGGAGGACGACGACGAGCACACCGCCCGCTACAGCTATGCGGGAGGCCATCAGCGCCTGGAGGTGCGGGTGCGGCGGGTGAGCCCCGGCCTCACGCCGCCGGTGGTGCTGGTGCTCGCGCGGGACATCACCGAGGAGTCGCTCACGGAGGAGTCCCTCACGAAGGAGCGCCGCGCGCTGGCGGAGCGCGAGCACCTGCGCATGTTGAGCGAGCAGGCGTCCGGAATCGCACATGACCTGAGCAGCCTCCTCGTCGCGATGAAGCTGCGCCTGGAGCTGCTCCAGATGAACAGCGCCAAGGCCAAGATGCCGGAGCCCCCCGCGCACGTGGACACGCTGCTGCGCATCGTCGCGGACGCCAGCACGCGGCTGTCGCGCCTCCGGGACTACGCGCGGCAGCAGCCGGAGTCCCCCATGGAGCCGGTGCAGTTGTCGGAGGTGGTGAGCGACGCGGTGGAAATCGCGCGGGGGGAGCTGGAGAGCCGCGCCGCGAAGGAGGGGCTCGCCTTGCGGCTGGAGGTGGATGTGCCCCGGCTGCCGCTGGTGGAGAGCTCATCGGCGGACCTGCGCTGCGTCTTCCTCAACCTGCTGCGCAACGCGCGCGACGCCATGCCGCACGGGGGCACCGTGCGCGTGCGAGGCCGGCGCCTGTCGGGCCAGGCCGTCATCACCGTGGAGGACGAGGGCACCGGCATCCCCGAGGAGAACCTCCACTCCATCTTCCAGCCCTTCTTCACCACCAAGGGGCGTCACGGCACGGGCCTGGGCCTGTCCATGGCCCACGACGTGGTGAGCCGGGCGCGCGGCACGCTGGTCGCCGCCAACCGCCCGGAAGGGGGCGCCATCTTCACCCTCACCTTCCCCCTGCTGCCCGGGAAGCTGTCCCACCGGGGCCCTCCGACGGAGTACCGTTCAAGTTGA
- a CDS encoding response regulator produces MSEMKIRVLVVDDDQDQLTLAERSLSAYGFDVRTHRSSLGVSNLVRSTMPDLVLLDVNIPALTGDKVLTLARGQAPAGTLFVLFSASDESTLRQLAKASGADGYITKSTQGEDLAKKLHAIHAKARGTLASSAP; encoded by the coding sequence ATGTCGGAGATGAAGATCCGCGTGCTGGTGGTGGACGACGACCAGGATCAACTCACGTTGGCGGAGCGCTCGTTGTCGGCGTACGGTTTCGATGTGCGGACACACCGCTCCTCGTTGGGCGTGTCGAACCTGGTGCGTTCGACGATGCCGGACCTGGTGCTGCTGGACGTGAACATCCCCGCGCTCACGGGGGACAAGGTGCTGACGCTCGCGCGAGGACAGGCCCCCGCGGGCACGCTCTTCGTGCTCTTCTCCGCGTCGGACGAGTCCACGCTGCGCCAGTTGGCGAAGGCCTCCGGCGCGGACGGCTACATCACCAAGAGCACCCAGGGCGAGGACCTGGCCAAGAAACTCCACGCCATCCACGCCAAGGCGCGGGGCACCCTCGCCTCCTCCGCGCCGTGA
- a CDS encoding ABC1 kinase family protein, translated as MASDSDDSLPPSGRFTRLRKLAGLSMQVGTDVLKSGAKRLTGSSSEMLSLGAAEKLVSTLGELKGAAMKLGQVLSMDPDLVTPEVRQVLARLQNQAPSMSYERVAGVVRQELGAPPEELFREFSHQPMAAASLGQVHGAVLHDGSGAAVKVQYPGIAESLTHDMENLGLVVKTVSKASRLMDGSAYFQEFRDELLLELDYRREAALAEEFARAVAPLEDLCVPAIRSRWSTGRVLTMELLPGLPLKDWVTTQPSNAERFRVARQLIRATYGPFFGAGQIHADPHPGNFMVMPDQRLGVLDFGSIKRFSPRFVDANRRMLLQALRMEPMDVVGLSLEAGFTVELPGAEADPLIREVFHIAGRPMRQSPYDYATCEIPRDMRNHFSRNAARFLKVKPPPEAVMFFRATGGLAQNLRLIGAHGDFRGVYLEMAERFG; from the coding sequence ATGGCCTCCGACTCCGACGACTCGCTTCCTCCCTCAGGCCGCTTCACCCGACTGCGCAAGCTGGCGGGCCTCTCCATGCAGGTGGGCACGGACGTGCTCAAGAGCGGGGCGAAGCGCCTGACGGGCAGCTCGTCCGAGATGCTCAGCCTGGGGGCCGCGGAGAAGCTGGTCTCCACCCTGGGCGAGCTCAAGGGCGCGGCGATGAAGCTGGGGCAGGTCCTCTCCATGGACCCGGACCTGGTCACCCCCGAGGTGCGGCAGGTGCTGGCGCGGCTGCAGAACCAGGCGCCCTCCATGTCCTATGAGCGCGTGGCTGGCGTGGTGCGCCAGGAGCTGGGCGCGCCTCCGGAGGAGCTCTTCCGCGAGTTCAGCCACCAGCCCATGGCCGCCGCGTCGCTGGGCCAGGTCCACGGCGCCGTGCTTCACGACGGGAGCGGCGCGGCGGTGAAGGTGCAGTACCCCGGCATCGCCGAGTCCCTCACGCACGACATGGAGAACCTGGGCCTCGTCGTGAAGACCGTCTCCAAGGCCTCGAGGCTGATGGACGGCTCGGCCTACTTCCAGGAGTTCAGGGACGAGCTGCTGCTGGAGCTGGACTACCGCCGGGAGGCGGCGCTGGCGGAGGAGTTCGCGCGCGCGGTGGCCCCGCTGGAGGACCTGTGCGTGCCGGCCATCCGCTCCCGGTGGAGCACCGGCCGCGTGCTGACGATGGAGCTCTTGCCGGGGCTCCCGCTCAAGGACTGGGTGACGACGCAGCCGTCCAACGCGGAGCGCTTCCGCGTGGCGCGCCAGCTCATCCGCGCCACGTACGGGCCCTTCTTCGGCGCGGGACAAATCCACGCGGACCCGCATCCGGGCAACTTCATGGTGATGCCGGACCAGCGGCTGGGGGTGCTCGACTTCGGCTCCATCAAGCGCTTCAGTCCGCGCTTCGTGGACGCCAACCGGCGCATGCTCCTGCAGGCCCTGCGGATGGAGCCCATGGACGTGGTGGGGCTGAGCCTGGAGGCGGGCTTCACCGTGGAGCTGCCGGGCGCGGAGGCCGACCCGCTCATCCGCGAGGTGTTCCACATCGCCGGCAGGCCCATGCGGCAGTCGCCGTACGACTACGCCACCTGCGAAATCCCCCGGGACATGCGCAACCACTTCAGCCGCAACGCGGCGCGCTTCCTCAAGGTGAAGCCCCCGCCGGAGGCGGTGATGTTCTTCCGCGCGACGGGCGGCCTGGCGCAGAACCTGCGGCTCATCGGCGCCCACGGAGACTTCCGGGGCGTCTATCTGGAGATGGCGGAGCGCTTCGGCTGA
- a CDS encoding serine/threonine-protein kinase, producing the protein MRPHRNTPAEASTMLYAGTPPPMLMEPTPVPTPLGTSLVGKQLGHFKLLKELGRGGMGTVMLAEHALIQKRVAIKILHAHLAQDPDLVARFLSEARTLTVVQHENVVALYDLDTRDGCPYLVMEYLEGQSLATFAKGPLAPSLVVDLLSQVCDALGAAHAHGIVHRDLKPANVFLVPGPKGRHRVKLLDFGIAKLLSRPAGLHTTEVGVLLGTPEFMAPEQCGEDVVDARTDIYAVGVLGYFLLTGRVPFTGRSAAEVLIGHLQKPVVPPHEVLPGVPAALSRVLLRALAKRPADRFAQASDLRAALATALEPEQEPVASPPPGFTARVRVTGAPHSHELRCEWVGRAGLFLHTNTLPPPLLSDVGLLLRLPGGELACTGQVVRHVTEEQAKAWRMSPGFGVQLRDNSPAFHDALARLKSGARLEPPTPPPSSLREDSVAERVLLGFRARLAGDHYSVLEVPRDATAETLRAGGHRARAALEPLKSRSLSQGQRAQLERVEERVTSALHVLGQVERRAEYDASLGNVEGVERCLAAGLTVTALENCRRRFLAENPGRDGRAVVQRLSGDALASVGRLEEALAAYEQAVRMDPLDLEGLKRWRSLRVRIRNTPPPR; encoded by the coding sequence GTGCGTCCGCATCGGAACACGCCCGCGGAGGCGAGCACGATGCTGTACGCGGGGACGCCGCCGCCGATGTTGATGGAGCCCACGCCCGTGCCCACGCCGCTGGGGACGTCGCTGGTGGGCAAGCAACTGGGGCACTTCAAGCTGCTGAAGGAGCTGGGGCGCGGCGGCATGGGCACGGTGATGCTGGCCGAGCACGCGCTCATCCAGAAGCGCGTCGCCATCAAGATTCTGCACGCGCACCTGGCGCAGGACCCGGACCTCGTCGCGCGCTTCCTGTCGGAGGCCCGGACGCTGACGGTGGTGCAGCACGAGAACGTCGTCGCGCTCTATGACCTGGACACGCGCGACGGGTGCCCCTACCTGGTGATGGAGTACCTGGAGGGGCAGAGCCTGGCCACCTTCGCGAAGGGGCCGCTGGCGCCTTCGTTGGTGGTGGACCTGCTCTCGCAGGTGTGTGACGCGCTGGGCGCCGCGCACGCGCACGGCATCGTCCACCGCGACTTGAAGCCGGCCAACGTCTTCCTGGTGCCCGGCCCCAAGGGCCGTCATCGCGTGAAGCTGCTGGACTTCGGCATCGCCAAGCTCCTGTCGCGGCCCGCGGGGCTGCACACCACGGAGGTGGGCGTGCTCCTGGGGACGCCGGAGTTCATGGCGCCCGAGCAGTGCGGCGAAGACGTGGTGGACGCGCGCACGGACATCTACGCGGTGGGCGTGCTGGGGTACTTCCTGCTCACCGGCCGCGTGCCCTTCACGGGCCGCTCCGCCGCGGAGGTGCTCATCGGTCATCTCCAGAAGCCGGTGGTGCCGCCGCATGAGGTGCTGCCCGGCGTGCCCGCGGCGCTGTCTCGCGTGCTGCTGCGCGCGCTCGCCAAGCGCCCCGCGGACCGCTTCGCCCAGGCGTCGGACCTGCGCGCGGCGCTGGCCACCGCGCTGGAGCCGGAGCAGGAGCCCGTGGCCTCGCCGCCGCCGGGCTTCACCGCGCGGGTGCGGGTGACGGGCGCGCCGCACTCGCACGAGCTGCGCTGTGAGTGGGTGGGCCGCGCGGGGCTCTTCCTCCACACGAACACGCTGCCGCCTCCGCTGCTCTCCGACGTGGGCCTCCTCTTGCGGTTGCCCGGCGGTGAGCTGGCCTGCACCGGGCAGGTGGTGCGCCACGTGACGGAGGAGCAGGCGAAGGCGTGGCGCATGTCCCCGGGCTTCGGGGTGCAGCTTCGCGACAACTCGCCGGCCTTCCACGACGCGCTGGCGCGGCTGAAGTCGGGCGCGCGGCTGGAGCCGCCCACGCCGCCTCCGTCTTCCTTGAGGGAGGACTCGGTGGCGGAGCGCGTGCTGCTGGGCTTCCGGGCCCGGCTCGCGGGCGACCACTACTCGGTGCTGGAGGTGCCCCGGGACGCGACGGCGGAGACGCTGCGCGCGGGGGGCCACCGGGCTCGCGCGGCGCTGGAGCCGCTCAAGTCCCGGAGCCTCTCCCAGGGCCAGCGCGCCCAGTTGGAGCGGGTGGAGGAGCGGGTGACCTCCGCGCTGCACGTGCTGGGGCAGGTGGAGCGGCGCGCGGAGTACGACGCGAGCCTGGGCAACGTGGAGGGGGTGGAGCGCTGCCTCGCCGCGGGGCTCACCGTCACCGCGCTGGAGAACTGCCGCCGCCGCTTCCTCGCGGAGAACCCAGGCCGGGATGGCCGGGCGGTGGTGCAGCGGCTGTCGGGGGATGCGCTCGCCTCGGTGGGACGGCTCGAGGAGGCGCTCGCCGCCTACGAGCAGGCGGTGCGGATGGACCCGTTGGACTTGGAGGGGCTCAAGCGCTGGCGCTCGCTCCGGGTCCGCATCCGCAACACGCCCCCGCCCCGCTAG